A segment of the Agromyces sp. H17E-10 genome:
GTCGCCTGGGCGGTGCGGGGAGTCCGACATGCGACGAGTCTAGCCACACAACTCAGGTACTTGCCGAAACCCGCGACATAGGGCATAATCTCAGGTACTTGCAAATAGCCGCGCATGGGTCGGCATGCACGAGATGCCAGCCGGCGGCCGATGAGTCGAGGGGGAGCGTCATGGCTGACACCGCGTGGAGGGTCGATTACCTGAGCCGAGTCGAGGCGGCGGAGCGGTGTCGCATCCCGGTCTCGAGCTTCGACAAGCTGCGCCACGACGGGCTGATCCCCGAGCCCGACGCTCGCATGGGCAAGCACCTGCTCTGGAGCGCCGACACGATCGACGAGTTGCTCGCGCGGGGTGGAACGGAACACTGATGGCCGGGCGGCCGACGAGAGACACCCCGTCGCGGGTCGATCCGCGCACGGGTCGGCCGCTGCCCGAAGGCATCCGCTGGCGCGCCGACCGGCAGCGCTACCAGATCCGCGTCGTCGGCCCCAGCGTCGAAGGCGGCGCCGCCGAACGCTCCCGCACATTCCTCACCCTCGCCGAGGCCAAGCGCGAACTCGCGAAAATGGTCGCCGGGCGCAACCCGAACGGATCGATGACGCTCGACCAGTGGTACGACAAGTACTGGCCGGCGATCGAGTCATCCATCCGCCCGGCGACGGCCCGCAGCTACGGCGTGGCCTGGCGACTCCGGGTGAAGCCGAGCCTCGGCCGGCACCGGCTCGACGAGATCACCTCGCCCATGATCGAGTCGGCGATGGTCGCGTGGTCTGGCGCGGCATCCGCCAAGAACGACGCCCTTGCGGTGCTCTCGCGCCTGCTCGACGGCGCACGTCGCTCGCGGTTCATCGACTACAACCCGGCCCGCGAGGTGAAGCGGCCGAGCATGCGCGAGTCGATCTCGCCGGTGTCGCGGGCACTCACCCTCGAGCAGATCAGCGCTCTGCTCGGCCTGATTCCTGACGGCGTCTACCGCCGCTACTTCGCCGCACTCGTCTACACGGGCATGCGAGCGGGAGAGGCGACCGCGCTGCGCGTCGGCGACGTCGACTTCGGGCGCGGCATCATCCGCGTCAGTCGCTCGCTGAGCCCGGGAATCCGCGGCGAGCTCATCGAGCAGTCGCCCAAGAGCCACAAGTCGCGGGATGTGCCGCTGATCGACGCACTGCGCCCGTACGCCGAAGCTGCCGCGCGCGGCAAGCGGGGGAGCGACCTGCTCTTCGCCGGCCCCGACGGCGGACGCCTCACGAATCACAACGCACACCGCGCGGTGAACTGGGAGGAGCTGCGCGAGGCCATCGGTCGGCCCGACCTGCGCATCCACGACCTGCGGCACACGTTCGCGACGATCCTGTTCGACGCCGGCGCCACCGCGCCCGACGTGCAGGCGACCCTCGGCCACTCGAGCCTGCAGGTCACCGAGCGCTACTCACGCGCTCGCGAGGGCGTCGCGCTCCGGGCCGGCGCCGCGTTGAACGATGCGCTCAAGCGAGCCGATGAAAGCACCGACGCGAGCGGAGCCAAGACCGGCGCCAAGACCGCCGCCAACAGTGAAGCCGAGCCGGCCCATCCAGAACCAGAAATGGCACAACGCCGAACCCGGCGAATAGTTAATGGCACATTAATGGCACAGCCTCACGAGCGCCCTCGAGGAATGTCCCTCTGACACGAAAAAACCCCCGGTCTCCCGGGGGTTTTGACTGTGGCTCCGACCGGCATCGATCCGGTGACCTTTCGATTTTCAGTCGAACGCTCTACCAACTGAGCTACAGAGCCTCGAAGCGCTGAAAGCGCCTCGATAAGGAGAAAGCCCCTTCTCTCGTAAGGGAAAGGGCTTGTCGCCTGAGCGACCCTGACGGGACTTGAACCCGCGACCTCCGCCGTGACAGGGCGGCACGCTAACCAACTGCGCCACAGGGCCTCGTGTGTGAGAAATCTCACTGAGACTATTCAATTGTAACTTGCCGTATTCAGTGACCCCAACGGGATTCGAACCCGTGCTGCCGCCGTGAAAGGGCGGTGTCCTAGGCCACTAAACGATGGGGCCGGAGGTCGTGCCTGGGGCGCGACCGCCGAGAGCCAAGCATACGTGCTGATTCGCGAGAGTGCAAAACGAGCGGTCGGATGCCGCGTGGCCGGTGTTTCGCGGGGGCTGACGTGCACTCCTCAACGAGGCAGACGAGCGTAGCGGCATCCTCGGACATGCCCTCCAAATCCCCGGAATCCGCTCACCCCGTGCCTATCGTGAAGGCTGCTGCCAGTGCCTGGAATCGCCGGTGCCTGGAATCGAGAGAGCGAGGAGCGCGGGGAACCCGAGGCCCGCGTGGACGGGGAAACCATGATCCGCACCACACCACGAACGAGCGCCGTACGACGGCTGCTGGCCGGCGCCCTGCTCGCCTCGGTCGCCGTCGTGGGAGCCGTCGCGGCACCGCAGGCCGCCATGGCCGCCGACTATCCGACGTGGGACGAGGTCGAGCAGGCGAAGGCCGACACCGCGGCCGGCGCCGCCGCGGTCGAAGAGATCACGGGACTCATCAGCCAGCTCGAGGTGAACGTCGCCGAGACGAGAGCCGAGGCCGAGCGGCGCACCGACGAGCTCATGGTCGCGCAGCAGAAGTACGACGACGCGGTCACGAAGGCGAACCGCATCCAGGCCGAGGCCGACGCCTCGAAGAAGGAGGCCGACGAGGCCGAGCGCAACGCCGGCCAGGTCGCGGCACAGCTCTATCGCAGCGGGGCGGGCGACCTCAGCGTCAACCTCTTCCTCGAGGCGGGCGACGCGAAGTCGACCGACGCGCTGCTGTCGAAGCTCGGCAGCATGAACCAGATGGTCGAGCGTTCGAGCGAGGTGTACCGGCTCGCGCAGGAGAAGCAGAACGCGGCGGCGTCGCTCGGCGCCCAGGCCGAGGTCGCGAAGGCCGAGCGCGAGAAGCTGCGCGTCGCGGCCGAGGAGGCGCTGCGCGCCGCACAGGAGGCGCAGGCTGCGGCGGAGGCGGCACTCGCCGAATCCCAGGCGCGCAAGACCGAGCTCGAGGCGCAGCTGAAGTTCCTGAAGGACGCCGAGGCGAAGACGACGAAGGCGTACGAAGAGGGCGAGCGCAAGCGCAAGGAAGAAGAGGAGCGCCGCCGCAAGGAGGAGGAGCGCAAGCGCCGGGAGGCTGCGGCCGCGGCGGCAGCCGGCGGCGGGGGCGGCAGCGCCGGCGGTGTCGTCACCTCGGGCTGGGCGCTGCCCGCGTCGGGCTGGATCTCGGGCGACTACGGTCCTCGCGAGGTCATCTGCGAGAACGGCTACTGCTCGAACTCGTTCCACTACGCGACCGACATCGCGACCGGATGCTGGGCGCCGATCTACGCGGCGAACAGCGGCACGGTCACCTACTCGGGCTGGTCGGGCAGCTACGGCAACTTCGTGAAGATCGACCACGGCGGCGGCATCTCGACGGGTTACGCGCACATCGTCGACGGGGGCCTGCTCGTCGGATACGGCCAATGGGTGTCGGCCGGCCAGCAGATCGCCTGGACCGGCACGACCGGCGCCTCGACCGGGTGTCACCTGCACTTCGAGGTCTACGACGGCTGGAGCCGCATCGACCCGGTGCCGTTCATGGCTGCACGGGGTGTCTACATTGGCTGAGCAGCGCACCGGGCCGGTCGCCCGCACCACGGGTGTGGTGCTGTCGGCGATGGCGGTGACCGCGTCGGTCGGCCTCGTGGGCCAGTCGGCGGCGGCCGACCCCGACTACCCGTCGTGGGGCGAGATCGAGCAGGCCAAGCAGAACGAGTCGACGAAGCAGGCCGAGATCGATCGGCTCGGCGGGCTCATCGCCGGGTTGCAGGCGACGGCGGATGCCGCGATCGAGGTCTCGATGAAGGCCGACGAGGCGTACCGCCAGGCCGTCGACGCCCGCGACGCGGCGCTCGCGCGCGAGACCTCCCTCGCCCGGCAGGCCGACGAGGCCGAGGCGGTCGCCGAGATCTCCAAGATGCGTGCGGGGCTCATCGCCGCACACCTCGCCCGTTCGGGCGGCGGCGATCTCACGAGCGAGCTCATGTTCGCACCCGACCGGGCCGACGACCTGCTGCACCAGCTCGGCACCGCGGCGAAGATCGGCGAGCAGGCGCAGGGGCTCTACGAGCAGGCGCGAGCCGACCGCAACTCGGCGGACTCGCTGCGCGAGCAGGCGCAGGAGGCGGCCGACGAACGCGAGCGTCTCGCCGGCGTCGCGGAGGCGCGTGCCGACGAGGCCCGCTCGGCCGCCGATGCGGCCACGGCCGCGGTCGCCGACGCCGAGCAGCGCTCGGTCGAGCTCTACGCGCAGCTCGCCTCGCTCAAGGACACGACCGCGGAGCTCGAGCGCGAGCGCGTGGAGGGGCAGGCCCGCGAGGCGGCCCAGGCCGCGCTCGAGGCGCAGGAGCGCAAGGACCGTGAGGAGCGCGAGCGCGCGCAGCGAGAGCAGGACGCCCGCGACGATGCGGCGTCGGGAGGTTCCGGCGGCGGCTCAAGTGGCTCCGGCGGCGGCTCGGGCGGCGGAGCACCCGCACCCGCGCCGCCACCCGCTCCTGCCCCGCCCCCGGCACCCGCACCCCCGAACCGCAGCGCGGTCGAGTCGGCCATCTGGTTCGCGAGTCAGCAGCTCGGCGAGCGCTACGTGCTGGGCGGTGCCGGCCCCGACGTATGGGACTGCTCGGGCCTCACCAAGGGCGCCTACGCGTACGCGGGCATCGGCATCGGCACGCACTCGGCGACGAACCAGTACTACACGCTCGCGGGGCGCGGCAAGGCCGTGCCGCTCGGCAGCATCGAGCGCGGCGACCTGCTGTTCTGGGGCTCGGGCGGCGACTACTACCACGTCGCGATCTACCTCGGCGGCGGCCGCATCCTCGAGGCGCCCCGAGAGGGCGTGCCCGTGCGCGAGTACTTCATCTGGGGCAGCCCGTCGGCGGCGGCGCGGCCCGCGGGCTGACGTCTGCCGTGGGTTGAGGAGCGACGACGGCGGTGGATTGAGGAGGCGCGCCAGCGCCGTCTCGAAATCAGCGTCTCGAAACCCGGTCATGCGAGGGGTTTCGAGACGTCGCTGCGCTCCTCCTCAACCCACGTGGTACGCGAAAGGGGGGCGAGCCGATGGCTCGCCCCCCTTTCGAATGCGGTGATCAGTGACCGGGGAAGGCCTCGATCGCCTTCTGGATGAGCGCCTCGGCCT
Coding sequences within it:
- a CDS encoding C40 family peptidase: MAEQRTGPVARTTGVVLSAMAVTASVGLVGQSAAADPDYPSWGEIEQAKQNESTKQAEIDRLGGLIAGLQATADAAIEVSMKADEAYRQAVDARDAALARETSLARQADEAEAVAEISKMRAGLIAAHLARSGGGDLTSELMFAPDRADDLLHQLGTAAKIGEQAQGLYEQARADRNSADSLREQAQEAADERERLAGVAEARADEARSAADAATAAVADAEQRSVELYAQLASLKDTTAELERERVEGQAREAAQAALEAQERKDREERERAQREQDARDDAASGGSGGGSSGSGGGSGGGAPAPAPPPAPAPPPAPAPPNRSAVESAIWFASQQLGERYVLGGAGPDVWDCSGLTKGAYAYAGIGIGTHSATNQYYTLAGRGKAVPLGSIERGDLLFWGSGGDYYHVAIYLGGGRILEAPREGVPVREYFIWGSPSAAARPAG
- a CDS encoding tyrosine-type recombinase/integrase, coding for MAGRPTRDTPSRVDPRTGRPLPEGIRWRADRQRYQIRVVGPSVEGGAAERSRTFLTLAEAKRELAKMVAGRNPNGSMTLDQWYDKYWPAIESSIRPATARSYGVAWRLRVKPSLGRHRLDEITSPMIESAMVAWSGAASAKNDALAVLSRLLDGARRSRFIDYNPAREVKRPSMRESISPVSRALTLEQISALLGLIPDGVYRRYFAALVYTGMRAGEATALRVGDVDFGRGIIRVSRSLSPGIRGELIEQSPKSHKSRDVPLIDALRPYAEAAARGKRGSDLLFAGPDGGRLTNHNAHRAVNWEELREAIGRPDLRIHDLRHTFATILFDAGATAPDVQATLGHSSLQVTERYSRAREGVALRAGAALNDALKRADESTDASGAKTGAKTAANSEAEPAHPEPEMAQRRTRRIVNGTLMAQPHERPRGMSL
- a CDS encoding M23 family metallopeptidase, which gives rise to MIRTTPRTSAVRRLLAGALLASVAVVGAVAAPQAAMAADYPTWDEVEQAKADTAAGAAAVEEITGLISQLEVNVAETRAEAERRTDELMVAQQKYDDAVTKANRIQAEADASKKEADEAERNAGQVAAQLYRSGAGDLSVNLFLEAGDAKSTDALLSKLGSMNQMVERSSEVYRLAQEKQNAAASLGAQAEVAKAEREKLRVAAEEALRAAQEAQAAAEAALAESQARKTELEAQLKFLKDAEAKTTKAYEEGERKRKEEEERRRKEEERKRREAAAAAAAGGGGGSAGGVVTSGWALPASGWISGDYGPREVICENGYCSNSFHYATDIATGCWAPIYAANSGTVTYSGWSGSYGNFVKIDHGGGISTGYAHIVDGGLLVGYGQWVSAGQQIAWTGTTGASTGCHLHFEVYDGWSRIDPVPFMAARGVYIG